The Vibrio nitrifigilis genome window below encodes:
- the can gene encoding carbonate dehydratase, producing MPELKQLFDNNSKWSASIKAERPEYFTKLAKGQNPDFLWIGCSDSRVPAERLTGLYSGELFVHRNVANQVVHTDLNCLSVVQYAVDVLKVKHIIICGHYGCGGITAAIDNPKLGLINNWLLHIRDLYFKHRTYLDKMSGINQSDKLAEINVAEQVYNIGNSTVLQNAWERGQDVELHGVVYGIEDGHLEYLGERCTSPETVDTSYQKSMESILNPDYALLCR from the coding sequence ATGCCAGAATTAAAACAATTATTCGATAATAACTCGAAATGGTCAGCTTCCATAAAAGCTGAACGCCCTGAGTATTTTACTAAGTTAGCCAAAGGACAAAATCCTGATTTTCTATGGATTGGGTGTTCAGATAGTCGGGTTCCCGCTGAACGACTAACTGGACTATATTCTGGTGAACTATTCGTGCATCGTAATGTTGCCAACCAAGTGGTTCATACCGACCTTAACTGCTTGTCGGTTGTTCAGTATGCAGTCGATGTTCTTAAAGTCAAACACATCATCATTTGTGGCCACTATGGATGTGGTGGTATTACTGCCGCTATCGATAATCCTAAACTCGGACTCATCAATAACTGGTTGCTGCACATCCGCGATCTCTATTTCAAACATCGCACATATCTAGACAAGATGTCGGGAATAAATCAATCGGACAAACTCGCTGAGATCAACGTAGCAGAGCAAGTGTATAACATCGGTAATTCTACGGTATTACAAAATGCGTGGGAACGTGGTCAAGATGTCGAACTACATGGTGTGGTCTATGGTATTGAAGATGGCCATTTAGAATACCTTGGTGAGCGTTGTACGTCTCCAGAAACGGTTGATACAAGCTACCAAAAATCCATGGAAAGTATTTTGAATCCCGACTATGCCCTATTATGTCGGTAA
- the hpt gene encoding hypoxanthine phosphoribosyltransferase, with protein MKHKVEVMISEQEVQERVRELGKQISQHYKESENLVLVGLLRGSFVFMADLARAIDVTHQVDFMTASSYGNSMESSRDVRILKDLDDDIKGKDVLLVEDIIDTGNTLSRVKEVLALREPNSIEICTLLDKPSRREVEVDVQWIGFSIPDEFVVGVGIDYAQKYRHLPYIGKVVPLA; from the coding sequence ATGAAACATAAAGTTGAAGTGATGATCTCTGAGCAGGAAGTTCAAGAGCGAGTTCGTGAATTAGGGAAACAAATTTCGCAGCACTATAAAGAAAGTGAAAATCTAGTATTAGTAGGTTTACTGCGCGGTTCCTTCGTCTTTATGGCCGATCTTGCCCGTGCTATTGATGTTACTCACCAAGTCGATTTTATGACCGCTTCTAGCTACGGTAATAGCATGGAAAGCTCTCGTGATGTACGTATTTTGAAAGACCTTGATGATGACATCAAAGGTAAAGATGTGCTGCTTGTTGAAGATATTATCGATACGGGCAATACATTAAGTCGTGTGAAAGAAGTTCTGGCACTACGTGAGCCTAACTCGATTGAAATCTGTACTTTGCTAGACAAACCTTCTCGTCGTGAAGTAGAAGTGGATGTGCAATGGATTGGTTTCTCAATTCCTGACGAATTTGTCGTCGGTGTAGGGATCGATTACGCGCAGAAATATCGTCATTTACCTTATATCGGTAAAGTGGTTCCTCTTGCATAA
- a CDS encoding LuxR/HapR/OpaR family quorum-sensing transcriptional regulator → MDASIEKRPRTRLSPQKRKHQLMEIALEVFAKRGIGRGGHADIADIAQVSVATVFNYFPTREDLVDDVLTFVVRQFSNFLTDNIDLDLPARENLTNIADGMVNLAIDDCHWLKVWFEWSASTRDEVWPLFVSTNRTNQLLLKNMFAKAIERGELDSNYDAEDMATLFHGICYSLFVQANRVRNENSVHKLVNHYLDMLCIYNSEAAA, encoded by the coding sequence ATGGATGCTTCAATAGAAAAACGCCCAAGAACCCGTCTATCTCCTCAAAAACGTAAACACCAGCTAATGGAAATTGCACTGGAAGTGTTTGCTAAACGAGGGATTGGTCGTGGCGGTCACGCAGACATCGCAGATATTGCGCAAGTGTCTGTTGCTACAGTATTTAACTACTTTCCAACTCGTGAAGATTTGGTCGACGATGTCCTCACTTTTGTTGTACGACAGTTTTCCAACTTCTTAACCGACAACATTGACTTAGATCTTCCGGCACGAGAAAACCTAACTAACATCGCTGATGGCATGGTAAATCTTGCTATTGATGATTGTCATTGGCTAAAAGTTTGGTTTGAATGGAGCGCTTCAACTCGTGATGAAGTTTGGCCTCTATTTGTTTCCACTAACCGTACTAACCAATTACTGCTGAAAAACATGTTTGCTAAAGCCATTGAACGTGGTGAGCTTGATAGCAACTACGATGCAGAAGACATGGCAACATTATTCCACGGTATCTGCTACTCACTATTTGTGCAAGCGAACCGTGTTCGTAACGAAAATAGCGTCCATAAATTGGTTAACCATTACCTAGATATGCTTTGTATCTATAATAGCGAAGCTGCTGCTTAA
- the lpdA gene encoding dihydrolipoyl dehydrogenase, translated as MSKEIKAQVVVLGAGPAGYSAAFRCADLGLDTVLIERYSTLGGVCLNVGCIPSKALLHVAKVIEEAKALSEHGIVFGEPQTDIDKIRLWKEKVINQLTGGLGGMAKMRKVNVVNGFGKFTGPNSIEVEGEDGKTVVNFDNAIVAAGSRPIKLPFIPHEDPRIWDSTDALELKEVPEKLLIMGGGIIGLEMGTVYHALGSQIDVVEMFDQVIPAADKDVVKVFTKRVAKKFNMMLETKVTAVEAKEDGIYVSMEGKKAPAEPERYDAVLVAIGRVPNGKLLDAEKAGLEVDERGFINVDKQMRTNVPHIFAIGDIVGQPMLAHKGVHEGHVAAEVISGKKHYFDPKVIPSIAYTEPEVAWVGKTEKEAKAEGINYEVSVFPWAASGRAIASDCSDGMTKLIFDKDTHRIVGGAIVGTNGGELLGEIGLAIEMGCDAEDIALTVHAHPTLHESIGLAAEVFEGSITDLPNAKAKKKK; from the coding sequence ATGAGCAAAGAAATTAAAGCCCAAGTTGTTGTACTTGGTGCCGGTCCTGCTGGTTACTCCGCTGCATTCCGTTGTGCAGACTTAGGTCTGGACACTGTTCTTATTGAACGCTACAGCACCCTAGGTGGTGTATGTCTAAACGTGGGTTGTATCCCATCGAAAGCATTACTTCACGTTGCGAAAGTTATCGAAGAAGCAAAAGCACTTTCTGAGCACGGCATCGTGTTTGGTGAGCCACAAACTGATATCGATAAAATTCGTTTGTGGAAAGAAAAAGTGATTAACCAATTAACTGGCGGTCTTGGCGGTATGGCTAAGATGCGTAAAGTTAACGTAGTCAACGGTTTTGGTAAATTCACAGGCCCTAACTCAATCGAAGTTGAAGGCGAAGATGGCAAAACAGTTGTGAATTTCGACAACGCTATCGTTGCAGCCGGTTCTCGTCCAATCAAACTGCCATTCATCCCACATGAAGATCCACGTATTTGGGACTCAACTGATGCTCTAGAGCTGAAAGAAGTTCCTGAAAAACTGCTTATCATGGGCGGTGGTATCATCGGTCTGGAAATGGGTACGGTTTACCATGCACTAGGTTCTCAAATCGACGTTGTTGAAATGTTCGATCAAGTGATTCCTGCTGCTGATAAAGACGTAGTGAAAGTATTCACTAAACGTGTTGCTAAGAAATTCAACATGATGCTGGAAACGAAAGTAACAGCAGTTGAAGCGAAAGAAGACGGCATCTACGTATCTATGGAAGGCAAAAAAGCACCTGCTGAACCAGAACGCTACGACGCAGTTCTAGTTGCGATCGGTCGTGTACCAAATGGTAAACTTCTGGATGCAGAAAAAGCGGGCCTAGAAGTAGACGAGCGCGGCTTCATCAACGTTGATAAGCAAATGCGTACTAACGTTCCTCATATCTTCGCTATCGGTGATATCGTTGGTCAACCAATGCTTGCTCACAAAGGTGTGCATGAAGGTCACGTTGCTGCAGAAGTTATCTCTGGTAAGAAACACTACTTCGATCCTAAAGTGATTCCATCAATCGCTTACACTGAGCCAGAAGTGGCTTGGGTTGGTAAAACTGAGAAAGAAGCGAAAGCAGAGGGTATCAACTACGAAGTATCTGTATTCCCTTGGGCTGCTTCAGGTCGTGCAATCGCATCTGACTGTTCAGATGGTATGACTAAACTTATCTTTGATAAAGACACTCACCGTATCGTTGGTGGTGCTATCGTTGGTACTAACGGTGGTGAACTACTTGGCGAAATCGGTTTGGCTATCGAGATGGGTTGTGATGCAGAAGATATCGCTCTAACTGTTCACGCTCACCCAACTCTACATGAGTCTATCGGTCTAGCCGCTGAAGTATTTGAAGGTTCAATCACTGACCTTCCAAATGCAAAAGCGAAAAAGAAAAAGTAA
- the aceF gene encoding pyruvate dehydrogenase complex dihydrolipoyllysine-residue acetyltransferase, with the protein MAIEINVPDIGADEVDVTEILVQVGDKVEEEQSLITVEGDKASMEVPAPQAGVVKEIKVSEGDKVSTGSFIMVFEEEGAAAAPAPEAEAAPAAAPAAASATLEVNVPDIGDDEVDVTEIMVKVGDTVEEEQSLITVEGDKASMEVPAPFAGTVKEIKVAEGDKVKTGSFIMVFETAGAAPAAAPAAEAAPAAAPAAAAAKDVHVPDIGGDEVDVTEIMVAVGDTVEEEQSLITVEGDKASMEVPAPFAGTVKEIKVAEGDKVSTGSLIMVFEVAGAAPAAAPAAPAPAAAAPAKAEAPKAAAPAATGDFQENNEYAHASPVVRRLAREFGVNLAKVKGTGRKSRIQKEDVQNYVKEALKRLESGAASGKGDSAALGLLPWPKVDFSKFGETEVQPLSRIKKISGANLHRNWVMIPHVTQWDNADITELEAFRKEQNAIEAKKESGMKITPLVFIMKAAAKALEAFPSFNSSLSEDGESLIVKKYVNIGIAVDTPNGLVVPVFKDVNNKGIHELSDELKAMSKKARAGKLTASDMQGGCFTISSLGGIGGTAFTPIVNAPEVGILGVSKSEMKPVWNGKEFVPRLQLPLSLSYDHRVIDGAEGARFITYLNGCLSDIRRLVL; encoded by the coding sequence ATGGCAATTGAAATTAATGTACCTGACATCGGCGCGGATGAAGTAGACGTTACTGAAATTCTTGTGCAAGTTGGTGACAAAGTTGAAGAAGAACAGTCACTAATCACTGTTGAAGGCGATAAAGCTTCAATGGAAGTTCCTGCGCCTCAAGCTGGTGTGGTTAAAGAAATTAAAGTATCAGAAGGCGACAAAGTGTCTACTGGTTCTTTCATCATGGTATTCGAAGAAGAAGGTGCTGCAGCAGCACCTGCTCCTGAGGCTGAAGCGGCTCCTGCAGCAGCACCAGCGGCAGCTTCTGCAACGCTAGAAGTTAACGTACCAGATATCGGCGATGATGAAGTAGACGTTACTGAAATCATGGTTAAAGTTGGCGATACAGTAGAAGAAGAGCAATCTCTAATTACTGTTGAAGGCGACAAAGCATCGATGGAAGTTCCTGCACCATTCGCGGGTACTGTGAAAGAAATCAAAGTGGCTGAAGGCGACAAAGTTAAAACTGGTTCTTTCATCATGGTATTCGAAACTGCAGGCGCAGCGCCAGCAGCAGCTCCTGCTGCAGAAGCAGCACCTGCGGCGGCTCCAGCGGCAGCGGCAGCGAAAGATGTGCACGTACCTGATATCGGTGGCGACGAAGTAGACGTTACTGAAATTATGGTTGCAGTTGGCGATACAGTAGAAGAAGAGCAATCTCTAATCACTGTTGAAGGCGACAAAGCATCGATGGAAGTTCCTGCACCATTTGCGGGTACTGTAAAAGAAATCAAAGTAGCGGAAGGCGATAAAGTATCAACTGGCTCTTTGATCATGGTATTCGAAGTGGCGGGTGCAGCACCTGCAGCGGCTCCAGCAGCACCTGCTCCAGCAGCGGCGGCTCCAGCAAAAGCTGAAGCACCTAAAGCAGCAGCGCCTGCGGCAACTGGCGATTTCCAAGAAAACAACGAGTATGCTCACGCGTCTCCAGTTGTTCGTCGTCTAGCTCGTGAATTTGGCGTTAACCTTGCTAAGGTTAAAGGTACTGGTCGTAAGAGCCGTATCCAAAAAGAAGACGTACAAAACTACGTGAAAGAAGCGCTTAAACGCCTTGAGTCTGGTGCTGCATCAGGCAAAGGTGACAGCGCAGCTCTTGGTCTTCTTCCTTGGCCAAAAGTTGACTTCAGCAAGTTCGGCGAAACTGAAGTTCAACCGCTATCTCGCATTAAGAAAATCTCAGGTGCAAACCTACACCGTAACTGGGTAATGATCCCTCACGTTACACAATGGGATAATGCAGATATCACTGAACTAGAAGCGTTCCGTAAAGAACAGAATGCTATCGAAGCGAAGAAAGAGTCTGGCATGAAGATCACTCCACTTGTGTTCATCATGAAAGCAGCAGCGAAAGCGCTAGAAGCATTCCCATCGTTCAACTCTTCTCTTTCTGAAGACGGTGAAAGCCTAATCGTGAAGAAATACGTGAACATCGGTATCGCAGTAGATACTCCAAATGGTCTAGTTGTTCCTGTATTTAAAGACGTGAACAACAAAGGCATTCACGAGTTATCTGACGAACTGAAAGCAATGTCTAAGAAAGCACGTGCAGGTAAACTGACTGCGTCTGACATGCAAGGTGGTTGTTTCACTATCTCTAGCCTAGGCGGTATCGGTGGTACAGCGTTTACTCCAATCGTAAACGCACCTGAAGTGGGTATCCTTGGCGTATCTAAATCAGAAATGAAGCCAGTATGGAATGGTAAAGAATTCGTTCCACGTCTACAGCTTCCACTATCATTATCATACGACCACCGTGTGATCGATGGTGCGGAAGGTGCACGCTTCATCACTTACTTGAACGGTTGCCTAAGCGACATTCGTCGTCTAGTACTGTAA
- the aceE gene encoding pyruvate dehydrogenase (acetyl-transferring), homodimeric type, with the protein MSDMKHDVDALETQEWLESLESVVREEGVERAQFLLEEVLGQARLEGVDMPTGTTTNYINTIPADQEPAYPGDTTLEKRIRSIIRWNAVMIVLRASKKDLELGGHMASFQSSAAFYETCFNHFFRAPNEKDGGDLVYYQGHISPGIYARAFVEGRLTEEQLDHFRQEVDGKGIPSYPHPKLMPEFWQFPTVSMGLGPIASIYQARFLKYLEGRGLKDTSEQRVYAFLGDGEMDEPESRGAISFAAREKLDNLCFVINCNLQRLDGPVMGNGKIVQELEGLFKGAGWNVVKVLWGNNWDSLIAKDTSGKLLQLMNETVDGDYQTFKSKDGAYVREHFFGKYPETAALVADMTDEQIFALKRGGHESSKLYAAFKNAQDTKGRPTVILAKTVKGYGMGDAAEGKNIAHQVKKLDMTHVQQMRDRLGLQDLVSDEDVKSLPYLKLEEGSKEYEYLHARRNALHGYTPQRRTHFSEELQVPALEEFKPLLEAQKRDISSTMAFVRTLNTLLKNKSVGDRIVPIIADEARTFGMEGLFRQIGIYNPNGQEYTPEDRGVVSYYKEATSGQVLQEGINELGAMSSWVAASTSYSTNNLPMIPFYIYYSMFGFQRVGDMAWMAGDQQARGFLLGGTAGRTTLNGEGLQHEDGHSHIQANTIPNCVSYDPTFAYEVAVIVQDGIRRMYGENQENVFYYLTLMNENYPMPAMPEGAEEGIRKGIYKLETYTGAKGKVQLMSSGTIMNEVRKAAQILSDDYGIASDVYSVTSFNELTREGQEVERNNMLNPEAEEQVPYIAQVMGTEPAIAATDYMKNYAEQVRAFLPAESYKVLGTDGFGRSDSRDNLRRHFEVNAEYVVVAALNELAKRGDVEKSVVAEAIKKFNIDVTKTNPLHA; encoded by the coding sequence ATGTCTGACATGAAGCATGACGTAGATGCACTGGAAACTCAGGAGTGGTTAGAATCTCTTGAGTCAGTTGTACGTGAAGAAGGCGTAGAGCGTGCTCAGTTCTTGTTAGAAGAAGTTCTTGGACAAGCTCGTTTAGAAGGCGTTGATATGCCAACCGGCACAACGACTAACTACATCAACACCATCCCTGCCGACCAAGAGCCGGCTTACCCTGGTGATACAACTCTAGAAAAACGTATTCGTTCCATCATCCGTTGGAACGCAGTAATGATTGTATTACGTGCATCTAAGAAAGACTTGGAACTAGGTGGCCACATGGCTTCTTTCCAATCTTCAGCAGCGTTTTACGAGACTTGTTTCAACCATTTCTTCCGTGCTCCTAACGAGAAAGATGGCGGCGATTTGGTATACTACCAAGGTCACATTTCTCCTGGGATTTACGCACGTGCATTCGTTGAAGGCCGTTTAACTGAAGAGCAATTGGATCATTTCCGTCAAGAAGTTGATGGTAAAGGTATCCCTTCATACCCACACCCTAAATTGATGCCTGAATTCTGGCAGTTCCCAACAGTATCAATGGGTCTAGGTCCAATCGCGTCTATCTATCAAGCTCGTTTCTTGAAATACCTAGAAGGCCGTGGTCTTAAAGACACGTCAGAACAGCGTGTATACGCGTTCCTAGGTGACGGTGAAATGGATGAGCCAGAATCACGTGGTGCTATTTCTTTCGCTGCACGTGAAAAACTGGACAACCTATGCTTCGTAATCAACTGTAACCTTCAGCGTCTAGATGGCCCTGTAATGGGTAACGGTAAGATCGTTCAAGAACTTGAAGGCCTATTTAAAGGTGCTGGTTGGAACGTAGTGAAAGTCCTATGGGGTAACAACTGGGATTCTCTAATCGCGAAAGACACTTCAGGTAAACTTCTACAGCTTATGAACGAAACTGTGGATGGCGATTACCAAACATTCAAATCTAAAGACGGTGCTTACGTACGTGAACACTTCTTTGGTAAATACCCAGAGACTGCAGCACTTGTTGCTGATATGACTGACGAGCAAATCTTCGCTCTAAAACGTGGTGGTCATGAGTCTTCTAAACTGTACGCAGCGTTCAAAAACGCACAAGACACTAAAGGTCGTCCAACTGTAATCCTAGCGAAAACAGTAAAAGGTTACGGCATGGGTGATGCGGCAGAAGGTAAGAACATCGCGCACCAAGTTAAGAAACTAGATATGACTCACGTGCAACAAATGCGTGACCGTCTAGGCCTTCAAGACCTAGTATCTGATGAAGATGTAAAATCTCTACCTTACTTGAAACTTGAAGAAGGTTCTAAAGAGTACGAATACTTGCACGCTCGTCGTAACGCTCTTCATGGTTACACTCCTCAGCGTCGTACTCACTTCTCTGAAGAGCTACAAGTTCCAGCACTAGAAGAGTTCAAACCACTTCTAGAAGCTCAAAAACGTGATATTTCATCAACAATGGCGTTTGTACGTACACTGAATACTCTTCTTAAGAACAAGAGCGTCGGTGACCGTATCGTGCCAATCATTGCTGACGAAGCACGTACATTCGGTATGGAAGGTTTGTTCCGTCAAATCGGTATCTACAACCCGAATGGTCAAGAATACACTCCAGAAGACCGCGGCGTAGTGTCTTACTACAAAGAAGCGACTTCTGGTCAAGTACTACAAGAAGGTATCAACGAGCTAGGTGCTATGTCTTCATGGGTTGCTGCGTCAACTTCATATAGCACAAACAACCTGCCAATGATCCCATTCTACATCTACTACTCAATGTTCGGCTTCCAACGTGTAGGCGACATGGCGTGGATGGCAGGTGACCAACAAGCACGTGGTTTCCTATTAGGTGGTACTGCAGGTCGTACAACACTAAACGGTGAAGGTCTACAGCACGAAGATGGTCACAGCCATATTCAAGCGAACACTATCCCTAACTGTGTTTCTTACGACCCAACATTCGCTTACGAAGTTGCTGTTATCGTTCAAGATGGTATCCGTCGCATGTACGGTGAGAACCAAGAAAACGTGTTCTACTACCTAACGCTAATGAACGAAAACTACCCAATGCCTGCAATGCCAGAAGGTGCTGAAGAAGGCATCCGTAAAGGTATCTACAAGCTAGAAACTTACACTGGTGCGAAAGGTAAAGTTCAGCTAATGAGCTCTGGTACTATCATGAACGAAGTACGCAAAGCGGCTCAAATCCTTAGCGATGACTACGGCATTGCTTCTGATGTTTACTCTGTAACATCATTCAACGAATTGACTCGTGAAGGTCAAGAAGTTGAACGTAACAACATGCTAAACCCTGAAGCTGAAGAGCAAGTACCATACATTGCACAGGTAATGGGTACTGAGCCTGCAATCGCTGCGACTGACTACATGAAGAACTATGCAGAACAAGTACGTGCATTCCTACCTGCGGAATCTTACAAAGTACTTGGTACTGATGGCTTCGGTCGTTCAGACAGCCGTGACAACCTACGCCGTCACTTTGAAGTGAACGCGGAATACGTTGTTGTTGCAGCGCTTAACGAACTAGCGAAACGCGGCGACGTTGAAAAATCTGTAGTTGCAGAAGCAATTAAGAAATTCAACATCGACGTGACTAAAACTAACCCACTACACGCTTAA